One Panicum virgatum strain AP13 chromosome 3N, P.virgatum_v5, whole genome shotgun sequence DNA segment encodes these proteins:
- the LOC120666515 gene encoding uncharacterized protein LOC120666515 produces the protein MASASTNKASSAAAVLAAVLLVASAASAQTTHDTCAKNKKITVQNLCAHDVALTLEPLANSPHLFNGAPTYTLRPHSHAEFPVCWWTGRLHAPGAPTAEFHVGVDGGSFYLTANKRQPGLAVPVIVSPHGAPLQGECPAVGCPVQGDCSAAQVPGGKCRNVQEIKVIYCSPRV, from the coding sequence ATGGCGTCGGCGTCCACCAACAaggcctcctcggcggcggccgtgctcgCGGCGGTGCTGCTCGTcgcgtcggcggcgtcggcgcagACGACGCACGACACCTGcgccaagaacaagaagatcaCGGTGCAGAACCTGTGCGCGCACGACGTGGCGCTCACGCTGGAGCCGCTGGCCAACAGCCCGCACCTCTTCAACGGCGCGCCGACGTACACGCTGCGGCCGCACAGCCACGCCGAGTTCCCCGTGTGCTGGTGGACGGGGCGGCTGCACGCGCCCGGCGCGCCCACCGCCGAGTTCCacgtcggcgtcgacggcggGTCCTTCTACCTCACTGCCAACAAGCGCCAGCCGGGGCTGGCCGTGCCCGTCATCGTCTCCCCGCACGGCGCGCCGCTGCAGGGTGAGTGCCCCGCCGTCGGGTGCCCCGTCCAGGGAGACTGCTCCGCGGCGCAGGTGCCCGGCGGGAAGTGCCGCAACGTCCAGGAGATCAAGGTCATCTACTGCAGCCCGCGCGTGTGA